From one Brachypodium distachyon strain Bd21 chromosome 4, Brachypodium_distachyon_v3.0, whole genome shotgun sequence genomic stretch:
- the LOC100842187 gene encoding uncharacterized protein LOC100842187 isoform X1 yields MAEHRPFDRRRTGCLEGLFNFLALNQKLQMPKMIAYRKHGEGNSNTLRVKVPKPRNGTEEEETAPKEANIVSPTAKGSMFMWKTLLFKKKAPKKDQKKSDSHASLPSSSSRLMRSSSIHHSKCFDYSVPDELASQYQRMNESTFNETGPSQSAPGSSHDSPRVPIFQESSKVSASISGKRSLDAKAPQLHIENEASSKQKSHDDPTHHSKEFLDFLELFNAHRELFLKILHDPSLLVPPEQKEQEACSRGATPLSKLESFPRPGGSSGKRNPIFDWSDSGKSKRAEIERSPSRSKADLEASKVISTRMPAGVEASTASLVESRSLKKARTTSNRFKAISKKIKDVVKENRKELARITKDGVFHKMPYGQKKDELNKSPSTKKFVQEEKRIRKSYSIAESVDKYSTLYESISRESKISRERPSTALEDDASLKDKKAPMHIKRITSLPELQLYSPHRDDLSEPPDSKIVPKTYYMESDHFSSHRNDSFSIYTEENFYPEDTIERMAHIYSEQNDGEGAFLGSVEEDLRSILRTPSFSSFDQSFSHRRINSLPSFDRSFFQDRSCSFTDHSVADSEPTFEHMQLEDDEWLVKPSQLSGECTASFKDDQWLIRPLHPSGINATDHQDEEWVVETPRLIGANAAEDEEWLVKPAQNSEFQFIHEFAEQDDAGSLHIYVNDKNEADFQYVKDILKKSGFSCGEADWYASNQPVSPVIFEEAECSQELEMANDEPHSIVRRMLLFDIINEVLMHIYDSSLVNGAWHSRFDPRTRPIPMGSHVLQEVWANVSCYLSLQWKPNQAVGDIVAYDVTRKDSWMNLLYDAECVALDLEDLMVEDLLDDVVLQIVLISIDE; encoded by the exons ATGGCGGAGCATAGGCCGTTTGATAGGCGGAGAACAGGTTGCCTCGAGGGCCTCTTCAATTTCCTTGCCCTCAACCAAAAATTGCAAATGCCAAAAATGATTGCGTACCGGAAGCATGGGGAAGGAAATAGCAATACACTCA GAGTAAAAGTTCCGAAGCCCAGGAACggcacagaagaagaagagactGCTCCG AAGGAAGCTAACATCGTTTCTCCAACGGCAAAGGGCAGCATGTTTATGTGGAAGACACTCTTGTTCAAGAAGAAAGCACCCAAGAAAGACCAAAAGAAGAGTGACTCGCATGCCAGCttgccatcatcatcatcacgtTTGATGCGATCCAGCTCGATCCATCATTCAAAATGCTTTGATTATTCTGTTCCTGATGAGTTGGCCTCCCAGTACCAGAGAATGAATGAATCGACCTTCAATGAGACAGGCCCTAGTCAAAGTGCACCAGGGTCGTCACATGATAGCCCTCGAGTTCCCATTTTTCAGGAGTCGTCCAAGGTTTCTGCTAGCATTAGTGGCAAACGTAGCCTAGACGCAAAAGCACCTCAACTTCATATTGAAAATGAGGCCTCCTCTAAGCAGAAAAGCCATGATGATCCAACACATCACTCAAAGGAGTTCTTGGATTTCCTTGAATTGTTCAATGCACACAGGGAACTGTTTCTTAAGATTCTTCATGATCCTTCGTTGTTAGTACCGCCTGAACAGAAAGAGCAAGAAGCTTGCTCCAGAGGTGCCACACCTTTGAGCAAATTAGAATCATTTCCAAGGCCAGGAGGATCGTCAGGGAAACGCAACCCTATATTTGATTGGAGTGACAGTGGGAAAAGCAAAAGGGCAGAAATCGAAAGGTCACCCTCAAGGTCTAAAGCTGACCTAGAAGCCTCAAAAGTCATCAGTACAAGAATGCCTGCTGGTGTCGAAGCCTCAACGGCTTCTCTTGTGGAATCAAGAAGCCTAAAGAAAGCTCGAACCACTTCAAACCGTTTTAAAGCTATAAGTAAGAAGATCAAAGATGTCGTAAAGGAGAATCGGAAAGAGCTTGCTCGGATTACCAAGGATGGAGTATTTCATAAAATGCCATATGGACAAAAGAAGGATGAATTAAACAAGAGCCCATCCACGAAGAAATTTGTCCAGGAGGAGAAACGAATACGAAAATCATACTCTATTGCAGAATCAGTAGACAAGTACTCAACACTGTATGAGTCCATCTCGAGGGAGTCAAAGATCTCTCGAGAAAGACCAAGTACAGCGCTGGAAGACGATGCAAGCTTAAAAGATAAGAAGGCACCGATGCACATTAAAAGAATAACTTCTCTTCCAGAATTGCAGTTATATTCACCTCACAGAGATGATCTAAGTGAACCTCCAGATTCTAAGATTGTGCCAAAAACTTACTATATGGAATCTGATCACTTCTCTTCACATCGAAATGATTCCTTCAGTATCTACACCGAAGAAAATTTCTACCCTGAAGATACTATTGAAAGAATGGCACATATTTACAGTGAACAAAATGATGGAG AAGGTGCTTTCCTTGGCTCTGTGGAAGAGGATTTACGCAGCATCCTTCGAACTCccagtttttcttcttttgatcaGTCTTTCTCCCATCGCCGCATAAACAGCTTACCTTCTTTTGATCGGTCATTTTTTCAAGATCGCAGTTGTAGTTTCACAGACCATTCTGTAGCAG ATTCAGAGCCAACATTTGAACACATGCAACTTGAGGATGATGAGTGGTTGGTCAAGCCATCACAGCTTTCAGGAGAATGTACTGCCAGTTTCAAGGATGATCAGTGGTTAATTAGGCCACTGCATCCCTCAGGCATCAATGCTACTGATCATCAGGATGAAGAGTGGGTGGTCGAGACACCACGACTGATAGGTGCCAATGCTGCCGAGGATGAAGAGTGGCTGGTCAAACCAGCGCAGAATTCGGAGTTCCAATTTATACATGAATTTGCCGAACAAGATGATGCAGGGTCCTTGCACATTTATGTCAATGACAAGAATGAGGCTGATTTCCAGTATGTGAAGGACATACTCAAGAAATCCGGGTTCAGTTGTGGCGAGGCTGATTGGTATGCATCTAACCAGCCAGTCAGCCCAGTGATCTTTGAGGAGGCAGAATGCTCACAGGAACTCGAGATGGCCAACGACGAGCCTCATAGCATCGTCAGGCGCATGCTCCTGTTTGATATCATCAACGAGGTCCTGATGCACATCTACGACTCTTCCCTGGTCAATGGTGCATGGCATTCACGCTTCGACCCGCGTACAAGACCGATACCCATGGGGTCCCATGTCCTTCAGGAGGTGTGGGCGAATGTTAGCTGCTACCTGAGCCTGCAGTGGAAGCCGAACCAGGCAGTGGGCGACATCGTGGCGTATGATGTCACGCGGAAGGACAGCTGGATGAACCTGTTGTATGACGCTGAGTGTGTTGCGCTGGACCTCGAGGATCTGATGGTGGAGGACCTCCTGGACGATGTTGTTCTTCAGATAGTGTTGATATCTATTGACGAATGA
- the LOC100842187 gene encoding uncharacterized protein LOC100842187 isoform X2 — MFMWKTLLFKKKAPKKDQKKSDSHASLPSSSSRLMRSSSIHHSKCFDYSVPDELASQYQRMNESTFNETGPSQSAPGSSHDSPRVPIFQESSKVSASISGKRSLDAKAPQLHIENEASSKQKSHDDPTHHSKEFLDFLELFNAHRELFLKILHDPSLLVPPEQKEQEACSRGATPLSKLESFPRPGGSSGKRNPIFDWSDSGKSKRAEIERSPSRSKADLEASKVISTRMPAGVEASTASLVESRSLKKARTTSNRFKAISKKIKDVVKENRKELARITKDGVFHKMPYGQKKDELNKSPSTKKFVQEEKRIRKSYSIAESVDKYSTLYESISRESKISRERPSTALEDDASLKDKKAPMHIKRITSLPELQLYSPHRDDLSEPPDSKIVPKTYYMESDHFSSHRNDSFSIYTEENFYPEDTIERMAHIYSEQNDGEGAFLGSVEEDLRSILRTPSFSSFDQSFSHRRINSLPSFDRSFFQDRSCSFTDHSVADSEPTFEHMQLEDDEWLVKPSQLSGECTASFKDDQWLIRPLHPSGINATDHQDEEWVVETPRLIGANAAEDEEWLVKPAQNSEFQFIHEFAEQDDAGSLHIYVNDKNEADFQYVKDILKKSGFSCGEADWYASNQPVSPVIFEEAECSQELEMANDEPHSIVRRMLLFDIINEVLMHIYDSSLVNGAWHSRFDPRTRPIPMGSHVLQEVWANVSCYLSLQWKPNQAVGDIVAYDVTRKDSWMNLLYDAECVALDLEDLMVEDLLDDVVLQIVLISIDE, encoded by the exons ATGTTTATGTGGAAGACACTCTTGTTCAAGAAGAAAGCACCCAAGAAAGACCAAAAGAAGAGTGACTCGCATGCCAGCttgccatcatcatcatcacgtTTGATGCGATCCAGCTCGATCCATCATTCAAAATGCTTTGATTATTCTGTTCCTGATGAGTTGGCCTCCCAGTACCAGAGAATGAATGAATCGACCTTCAATGAGACAGGCCCTAGTCAAAGTGCACCAGGGTCGTCACATGATAGCCCTCGAGTTCCCATTTTTCAGGAGTCGTCCAAGGTTTCTGCTAGCATTAGTGGCAAACGTAGCCTAGACGCAAAAGCACCTCAACTTCATATTGAAAATGAGGCCTCCTCTAAGCAGAAAAGCCATGATGATCCAACACATCACTCAAAGGAGTTCTTGGATTTCCTTGAATTGTTCAATGCACACAGGGAACTGTTTCTTAAGATTCTTCATGATCCTTCGTTGTTAGTACCGCCTGAACAGAAAGAGCAAGAAGCTTGCTCCAGAGGTGCCACACCTTTGAGCAAATTAGAATCATTTCCAAGGCCAGGAGGATCGTCAGGGAAACGCAACCCTATATTTGATTGGAGTGACAGTGGGAAAAGCAAAAGGGCAGAAATCGAAAGGTCACCCTCAAGGTCTAAAGCTGACCTAGAAGCCTCAAAAGTCATCAGTACAAGAATGCCTGCTGGTGTCGAAGCCTCAACGGCTTCTCTTGTGGAATCAAGAAGCCTAAAGAAAGCTCGAACCACTTCAAACCGTTTTAAAGCTATAAGTAAGAAGATCAAAGATGTCGTAAAGGAGAATCGGAAAGAGCTTGCTCGGATTACCAAGGATGGAGTATTTCATAAAATGCCATATGGACAAAAGAAGGATGAATTAAACAAGAGCCCATCCACGAAGAAATTTGTCCAGGAGGAGAAACGAATACGAAAATCATACTCTATTGCAGAATCAGTAGACAAGTACTCAACACTGTATGAGTCCATCTCGAGGGAGTCAAAGATCTCTCGAGAAAGACCAAGTACAGCGCTGGAAGACGATGCAAGCTTAAAAGATAAGAAGGCACCGATGCACATTAAAAGAATAACTTCTCTTCCAGAATTGCAGTTATATTCACCTCACAGAGATGATCTAAGTGAACCTCCAGATTCTAAGATTGTGCCAAAAACTTACTATATGGAATCTGATCACTTCTCTTCACATCGAAATGATTCCTTCAGTATCTACACCGAAGAAAATTTCTACCCTGAAGATACTATTGAAAGAATGGCACATATTTACAGTGAACAAAATGATGGAG AAGGTGCTTTCCTTGGCTCTGTGGAAGAGGATTTACGCAGCATCCTTCGAACTCccagtttttcttcttttgatcaGTCTTTCTCCCATCGCCGCATAAACAGCTTACCTTCTTTTGATCGGTCATTTTTTCAAGATCGCAGTTGTAGTTTCACAGACCATTCTGTAGCAG ATTCAGAGCCAACATTTGAACACATGCAACTTGAGGATGATGAGTGGTTGGTCAAGCCATCACAGCTTTCAGGAGAATGTACTGCCAGTTTCAAGGATGATCAGTGGTTAATTAGGCCACTGCATCCCTCAGGCATCAATGCTACTGATCATCAGGATGAAGAGTGGGTGGTCGAGACACCACGACTGATAGGTGCCAATGCTGCCGAGGATGAAGAGTGGCTGGTCAAACCAGCGCAGAATTCGGAGTTCCAATTTATACATGAATTTGCCGAACAAGATGATGCAGGGTCCTTGCACATTTATGTCAATGACAAGAATGAGGCTGATTTCCAGTATGTGAAGGACATACTCAAGAAATCCGGGTTCAGTTGTGGCGAGGCTGATTGGTATGCATCTAACCAGCCAGTCAGCCCAGTGATCTTTGAGGAGGCAGAATGCTCACAGGAACTCGAGATGGCCAACGACGAGCCTCATAGCATCGTCAGGCGCATGCTCCTGTTTGATATCATCAACGAGGTCCTGATGCACATCTACGACTCTTCCCTGGTCAATGGTGCATGGCATTCACGCTTCGACCCGCGTACAAGACCGATACCCATGGGGTCCCATGTCCTTCAGGAGGTGTGGGCGAATGTTAGCTGCTACCTGAGCCTGCAGTGGAAGCCGAACCAGGCAGTGGGCGACATCGTGGCGTATGATGTCACGCGGAAGGACAGCTGGATGAACCTGTTGTATGACGCTGAGTGTGTTGCGCTGGACCTCGAGGATCTGATGGTGGAGGACCTCCTGGACGATGTTGTTCTTCAGATAGTGTTGATATCTATTGACGAATGA
- the LOC100844514 gene encoding mitochondrial import inner membrane translocase subunit Tim9 → MDKGMGMLGDLDNLPDEDKMRMASMVDQLQIRDSLRMYNSLVERCFTDCVDTFRRKTLDKQEESCVRRCAEKFLKHSMRVGMRFAELNQGVATPD, encoded by the exons atggACAAGGGCATGGGCATGCTCGGCGACCTCGACAACCTCCCGGATGAGGACAAGATGCGCATGGCCTCCATGGTCGACCAGCTCCAGATCCGTGACAG TTTGAGAATGTACAATTCCCTGGTCGAGAGGTGCTTCACGGACTGCGTGGACACATTCCGTCGGAAGACCTTGGACAAGCAAGAGGAGTCCTGCGTCCGTCGCTGTGCCGAGAAGTTCCTGAAGCACTCTATGAGGGTTGGCATGCGATTCGCTGAGCTTAACCAGGGCGTTGCCACACCCGACTAA
- the LOC100846252 gene encoding uncharacterized protein LOC100846252 produces the protein MAEPKAAKSKSSSKPSKKHHDEAASKKATKPKAAPAPSLDAHFKPCADVTGLRFGAQLVTRALTVRRAGPLELPHLLRVSPDSGGGEKQSQNNQTLSFAPTTTAYIPTSFTILAHHAWHTLTLGLGTRNSKAVIFVFDSGAAKAACDAAWPGVVPLGDVGRRLLRAAPGSPEMARFKFRKGCVTFYVYAVRAAGARGFARADELRAVVEAVAGLKDFLDHTAMLALPGQRSIDAAPSPAPAPAGVVH, from the coding sequence ATGGCGGAGCCCAAGGCGGCCAAGAGCAAGTCATCCTCCAAGCCCAGCAAGAAGCACCACGACGAGGCGGCGTCCAAGAAGGCCACCAAGCCCAAGGcggccccggcgccgtcgCTGGACGCGCACTTCAAGCCTTGCGCCGACGTGACGGGCCTCCGCTTCGGCGCGCAGCTCGTCACCCGCGCGCTCAccgtccgccgcgccggcccCCTCGAgctcccccacctcctccgcgTCTCCCCcgactccggcggcggcgagaagcAGAGCCAGAACAACCAGACGCTGTCGTTCGCGCCGACGACCACGGCCTACATCCCCACGAGCTTCACCATCCTGGCGCACCACGCGTGGCACACCCTGACGCTGGGCCTGGGCACGCGCAACTCCAAGGCGGTCATCTTCGTCTTcgactccggcgccgccaaggccgcctgCGACGCCGCCTGGCCGGGCGTCGTGCCGCTCGGGGAcgtcggccgccgcctcctccgcgccgccccggGGTCTCCCGAGATGGCCCGGTTCAAGTTCCGGAAGGGCTGCGTGACCTTCTACGTCTACGCCGTCCGGGCCGCGGGGGCCCGCGGGTTCGCGCGCGCCGACGAGCTCAGGGCCGTCGTCGAGGCCGTCGCGGGGCTCAAGGACTTCCTCGACCACACCGCCATGCTCGCGCTCCCAGGACAGAGGAGCATCGACgccgctccttctccggctccggcgccggcgggcgtCGTGCATTGA
- the LOC100845038 gene encoding UNC93-like protein 3, whose translation MGMGSRCGDEEAAAAVTLPLLAAAVSPISSRSRSHAGDVHLLSAAFLFVFSAYLPTQNLQSTLNTEGNLGAVSMGILYASFTVSAMVAAPAVRRLGSRGALVVGTSGYAVFILANLLPTWRTMVPASVYLGFTSSVMWVGQGTYLTSAALSHAAEKKLPEGQVLGRFNGEFWGLFASTQVIGNLISMALLRNGKDGEKNLLFTVFLGCMLIGIVLMCLLSRRDESKGGSDHEPQECSFLRDMSRSAVAPLADPRMLLVAPILAYYGLQKAFVWAVFTKSVVTPVLGVAAVGGAMAVYGAAGVISSLVAGRLTTGLYSSTFIVSTGAVLQAGVLLWLLLFYSPMGGLLGPAVPLVVGAVWGVGDGILNTQLSALIGLLFKNDKEAVFAQGKMWQAAATAAVFFLSPGATLPAMLSAVAAALAVALAAFLFLSLVVERSYDALKL comes from the exons ATGGGCATGGGCTCCCGctgcggcgacgaggaggcggcggcggccgtgacCCTGCCCCTtctcgcggcggcggtctcTCCGATCAgcagccggagccggagccacGCCGGCGACGTGCACCTGCTGTCGGCCGCcttcctcttcgtcttctccgcATACCTCCCCACGCAGAACCTCCAGAGCACCCTCAACACC GAGGGCAACCTGGGCGCGGTGTCGATGGGGATCCTGTACGCGTCCTTCACGGTGTCCGCCATGgttgcggcgccggcggtgaggCGTCTCGGCTCCAGGGGCGCGCTCGTCGTCGGCACCAGCGGCTACGCGGTCTTCATCCTCGCCAACCTGCTCCCGACGTGGCGCACCATGGTCCCGGCCTCGGTCTACCTGGGTTTCACTTCTTCCGTCATGTGGGTCGGCCAG GGCACGTACCTTACTTCTGCCGCCTTGAGCCATGCGGCAGAGAAGAAGCTGCCGGAGGGCCAAGTCTTGGGGCGATTCAACGGGGAATTCTGGGGGTTGTTTGCAAGCACGCAG GTCATTGGAAACTTGATCTCGATGGCCCTGCTGAGAAATGGCAAG GATGGAGAGAAGAACCTCCTGTTTACTGTCTTCCTCGGGTGCATGCTCATCGGCATCGTGCTCATGTGCCTGCTCTCCAGAAGGGATGAGAGCAAAGGAGGATCAGACCATGAACCCCAAGAGTGTTCCTTTCTCCGGGACATGTCGAGATCCGCCGTCGCGCCGCTCGCCGACCCGAGGATGCTCCTCGTGGCCCCCATCCTGGCCTACTACGGCCTGCAAAAGGCATTTGTGTG GGCTGTCTTCACCAAGAGTGTGGTGACGCCTGTCCTCGGCGTCGCCGCAGTCGGCGGGGCGATGGCGGTGTACGGCGCAGCCGGTGTCATT AGCTCGCTGGTTGCCGGCCGTCTGACCACCGGCCTGTACTCGTCCACGTTCATCGTCTCCACCGGAGCTGTCCTTCAGGCCGGAGTGCTGCTCTGGCTTCTCCTTTTCTACAG TCCCATGGGCGGGCTGCTCGGGCCGGCGGTTCCTCTGGTCGTGGGCGCCGTGTGGGGCGTCGGAGACGGCATCCTCAACACGCagctgagcgccttgatcgGCCTCCTCTTCAAGAACGACAAG GAGGCGGTGTTCGCGCAGGGGAAGATGTGGCAGGctgcggccacggcggcggtcTTCTTCCTGAGCCCCGGCGCCACGCTGCCGGCCATGCTTTCAGCAGTGGCCGCCGCGCTGGCCGTGGCGCTcgccgccttcctcttcctctccctcgtcgtcgAGAGGTCCTACGACGCGCTCAAGCTCTGA
- the LOC100845347 gene encoding uncharacterized acetyltransferase At3g50280-like, giving the protein MVRPWINGDMPPPPEDIQLTPWDLRLLTLGYMQKGILLPKPPVSNGERLVDTLASSLSQALGWYYHFAGRLAVGAHGDGNITIPLRCTGEGAKLVHAAAPAVAVTIAGSLYTPSSVLSEFFPFNGVLNVDASMDPPLPVLSAQVTELADGVFVAMSMNHSVGNGTIFWELFNA; this is encoded by the coding sequence ATGGTCCGGCCATGGATTAACGGTgacatgccgccgccgccagaggaCATCCAGCTGACGCCGTGGGACCTCCGGCTCCTCACCCTCGGTTACATGCAAAAGGGGATCCTTCTTCCCAAGCCCCCCGTCAGCAATGGCGAGAGGCTCGTGGACACACTGGCGTCGTCCCTGTCCCAGGCCCTGGGCTGGTACTACCACTTCGCGGGCCGGCTCGCCGTCGGGGCCCACGGCGACGGGAACATCACCATCCCGCTACGCTGCACGGGCGAAGGCGCCAAGCTCGTCCATGCCGCGGCGCCCGCCGTGGCCGTCACCATCGCCGGCTCGCTCTACACTCCTTCCTCGGTGCTCTCTGAGTTTTTCCCTTTCAACGGGGTGCTCAACGTGGACGCGTCCATGGATCCGCCGCTCCCCGTGCTGTCGGCCCAGGTCACGGAGCTCGCCGACGGCGTCTTCGTCGCCATGTCCATGAACCACTCCGTCGGCAATGGCACCATTTTCTGGGAGCTCTTCAACGCCTAG
- the LOC112272423 gene encoding uncharacterized protein LOC112272423 codes for MASLTKAVRSLLGNRRSERSILKLSLKLYMTVSYSCDIGKLLNDAINDMIVNELDLAIIDDNEPEHWRHKYMREQARKVDRQLQHLSINNCDAGDRSVWQTNAPDSQLRVLEISHNLFLRVEVLCLPKLERLFWNGWRYEAPLLLGSVPALEELCLIHALPHDFSLSEVFRGTPNLHTLTLNFQGERLWIQPEGKQLCSAFNKLRKLSINGIYVEFDLLWTINLLEAAPTVEIFDVEMFEHPCVEAMDGVILYHPAQKVKPSWEIPKFKSYNKWQLKELQFVGFRPGLDHHFSFISAVMDRALNLKTVLLIDDQLPCAQCDAMAVLPPPIGGTFPRDKDERLTIVKQLKDMACSSAQIERTITSQQPALIHGLALTPRLTIYTESEPAGQCWSTGLSISADTR; via the exons ATGGCTTCTTTAACCAAAGCCGTCAGAAGTTTGTTGGGCAACCGCCGCAGTGAACGCTCTATTCTAAAACTATCCCTTAAGCTCTACATGACTGTCAGTTATTCGTGTGATATCGGGAAGTTACTTAATGACGCCATCAACGATATGATTGTAAATGAATTGGACCTTGCCATCATTGATGATAACGAGCCTGAACATTGGAGACATAAGTATATGCGAGAGCAGGCTCGGAAAGTGGATCG GCAACTGCAGCATTTAAGCATAAACAATTGTGACGCTGGGGACCGTTCGGTATGGCAAACAAATGCACCAGATTCACAATTGAGAGTTTTGGAAATCAGCCATAACCTCTTCCTGAGAGTCGAGGTCCTCTGCCTTCCAAAACTAGAGCGGCTCTTTTGGAATGGCTGGCGTTATGAGGCCCCTTTGCTTCTTGGTTCCGTTCCAGCTCTTGAGGAATTGTGCCTCATACATGCTTTACCACATGATTTCAGTTTAAGCGAGGTTTTCCGTGGCACTCCCAACTTGCATACTCTGACCTTAAACTTCCAAGGAGAAAGG CTTTGGATACAACCAGAGGGGAAACAACTCTGCTCTGCATTCAACAAGCTAAGGAAGCTATCCATTAATGGCATCTACGTCGAATTTGACCTGCTATGGACAATAAATCTCCTTGAAGCTGCTCCAACTGTTGAGATATTTGATGTCGAG ATGTTCGAACATCCATGTGTAGAGGCTATGGATGGAGTAATTTTATATCATCCTGCTCAAAAAGTGAAACCTTCATGGGAGATCCCTAAATTCAAGAGCTATAATAAATGGCAGCTGAAAGAACTTCAGTTTGTTGGCTTTAGGCCTGGTCTCGATCACCATTTCTCATTTATAAGTGCCGTGATGGATCGAGCTCTGAACTTGAAGACGGTTCTTCTCATTGATGATCAATTGCCGTGTGCGCAGTGCGATGCAATGGCCGTGCTGCCTCCTCCGATAGGAGGCACCTTTCCAAGGGACAAGGACGAGCGACTAACAATAGTCAAGCAACTTAAAGACATGGCCTGCTCCTCAGCACAGATTG AGAGGACAATCACCAGTCAACAACCCGCATTAATACATGGCCTCGCTCTCACTCCCAGGCTCACTATCTATACAGAGAGTGAGCCGGCTGGCCAGTGCTGGAGCACCGGTCTATCGATCTCTGCCGACACCcgatga
- the LOC100845646 gene encoding GDSL esterase/lipase APG: MTRRCAAAALLLAVAASAALLVCSSAPGVPAVYVFGDSLVDVGNNAFLSPPAPRAAFPCGLDLPPGGRSTGGRFTNGYNLADIVAQRMGFNMSPPAYLSLTPQTSLNLLRGQVGANYASGGSGILNITGNGTITLQEQVQLFVNTKASMIDSGKLGNDMANRLLSRSLFLVSTGGNDFAAFTEGRVTIAEAPAYIASMVSTYIKHIKALYKLGARRLGILDVLPVGCVPSTRTWSSDGVCDAPANSLARGFNTLLRAEMANAAAAAMPDLIYSIASIYNIFYDMINNPQLDGLEEVASACCGGGRLNAEDDCSARSNLCADRDRYVFWDKVHGTQAAYKRAVAAMFDGVGAGRYTEPISFEQLVGNQVLLMQGPMVDLELQSVE, from the exons atgacgAGGCGCTGCGCGGCGGCTGCTCTGCTGCTGGCCgtggccgcctccgccgcactATTGGTCTGCTCCTCGGCGCCCGGAGTCCCCGCGGTGTACGTGTTCGGCGACTCGCTCGTCGACGTCGGCAACAACGCCTtcctgtcgccgccggcgcccaggGCGGCCTTCCCCTGCGGCCTCGACCTGCCCCCCGGCGGGCGGAGCACCGGCGGCCGGTTCACCAATGGATACAACCTCGCCGACATCGTCG CACAACGCATGGGCTTCAACATGAGTCCGCCAGCTTACCTCTCGTTGACACCGCAAACAAGCCTCAACCTCTTGAGAGGACAAGTCGGTGCCAACTATGCTTCTGGTGGATCGGGCATCCTCAACATCACT GGAAACGGGACAATCACCCTTCAAGAACAGGTCCAGCTATTCGTGAACACCAAGGCAAGCATGATCGACAGTGGCAAGCTGGGCAACGATATGGCGAACCGTTTGCTCTCCCGTTCGCTCTTCCTTGTTAGCACCGGCGGCAATGACTTCGCGGCCTTCACCGAAGGGAGGGTAACCATAGCCGAGGCACCGGCCTATATCGCCTCCATGGTCTCCACTTACATCAAGCACATCAAG GCGTTGTACAAGCTGGGAGCACGAAGGTTAGGGATTCTTGACGTGCTACCCGTAGGGTGCgtgccgagcaccaggacttGGAGCAGTGACGGTGTGTGCGACGCCCCCGCAAACTCTCTAGCACGGGGGTTCAACACCCTGCTCCGGGCCGAGATGGCCAACGCTGCAGCAGCCGCCATGCCGGACCTCATATACTCAATCGCCAGCATCTACAACATCTTCTACGACATGATCAACAACCCACAGCTGGACG GATTGGAGGAGGTTGCGAGCGCGTGctgcggaggaggaaggctcAATGCGGAGGACGATTGTTCGGCGAGATCGAACCTCTGCGCTGACCGTGACCGCTATGTGTTTTGGGACAAGGTGCACGGAACGCAGGCTGCCTACAAAAgagccgttgctgctatgTTCGACGGCGTGGGGGCAGGAAGGTACACGGAGCCCATCAGCTTCGAGCAGCTGGTCGGAAACCAAGTGCTGCTGATGCAGGGTCCTATGGTCGATCTGGAGCTTCAGTCCGTGGAATGA